One genomic region from bacterium encodes:
- a CDS encoding MarR family transcriptional regulator — protein sequence MRIEEEIHQDKFASARHKLIINTFFTANWLREQHTVLLRPFDITLQQFNILRILRGQAPRATSIGLLQERMLDRQPDVSRLVERLRLKGLLQRATSLKDRRSCEVTITEAGMALLAAIDRVLEAWFANLTTLSETEAEEASRILDQVRGSV from the coding sequence ATGCGCATCGAGGAAGAAATACACCAGGATAAATTCGCCAGCGCACGGCACAAGCTGATCATCAATACCTTCTTCACTGCCAACTGGCTGCGCGAACAGCATACCGTTCTGCTCAGGCCCTTTGATATCACCCTGCAGCAGTTCAACATCCTGCGGATACTGCGTGGCCAGGCGCCGCGCGCCACCTCCATCGGACTGCTGCAGGAACGGATGCTCGATCGTCAGCCGGATGTCTCCCGGCTGGTCGAACGCCTGCGTCTGAAGGGATTGCTGCAACGCGCAACCAGCTTGAAAGACCGGCGCAGCTGTGAAGTAACCATTACGGAGGCGGGAATGGCGCTGCTTGCGGCCATTGACCGGGTGCTGGAAGCATGGTTTGCCAACTTGACCACTCTCAGCGAAACGGAGGCGGAAGAAGCCAGCCGG